Proteins encoded together in one Streptomyces sp. TLI_171 window:
- the ureG gene encoding urease accessory protein UreG, producing MDDNVLRIGIGGPVGSGKTALIEALVPELIARGHRPAVITNDIYTQEDAQHVRRTLAGILDPALVVGVETGACPHTAVRDDPTMNLAAGAELLERFPGIDTLLYESGGDNLTLTFSPLLADVFVFVLDTAEGEKMPRKRGPGITESDLLVINKIDIARYVRTDLAVMESDAHKVRDGRPVLLTDSLAGTGVEELASFLTARRRALI from the coding sequence GTGGACGACAACGTCCTGCGGATCGGGATCGGCGGGCCGGTCGGCTCCGGCAAGACCGCGCTGATCGAAGCGCTGGTGCCGGAGCTGATCGCCCGCGGCCACCGCCCCGCCGTGATCACCAACGACATCTACACCCAGGAGGACGCCCAGCACGTCCGCCGCACCCTGGCCGGGATCCTCGACCCCGCGCTGGTGGTCGGCGTGGAGACCGGCGCCTGCCCGCACACCGCGGTGCGCGACGACCCCACCATGAACCTCGCCGCCGGTGCCGAACTGCTGGAGCGCTTCCCCGGGATCGACACCCTGCTGTACGAGTCCGGCGGCGACAACCTGACCCTCACCTTCAGCCCGCTGCTGGCCGACGTGTTCGTGTTCGTGCTGGACACCGCCGAGGGCGAGAAGATGCCCCGCAAGCGCGGCCCCGGCATCACCGAGTCGGACCTGCTGGTGATCAACAAGATCGACATCGCCCGGTACGTCCGCACCGACCTCGCCGTGATGGAGTCCGACGCCCACAAGGTCCGCGACGGCAGGCCCGTGCTGCTCACCGACTCGCTCGCCGGCACCGGCGTCGAGGAACTGGCGAGCTTCCTCACCGCCCGCCGCCGGGCGCTGATCTGA
- a CDS encoding urease accessory protein UreF: MPTDPLDPLLVALQLADSAFPSGFYTLSHSLEGYAQARAVTPDTLAALLADLLRNGIGPGDATALALAHRAAGAGELAAAAEVDRRLYAGKLGRETRQAATRTGRQLLDLAAEVFGGGPIAEYLQLVKERRAPGTQAVAAGIVHAAAGVPAAEAVAADLYAFAASFAGAALRLRLTDHRKAQVLLRGAAPVIAETARAALARELADLGSTAFAADIMSGRHERAEARLFAS; the protein is encoded by the coding sequence ATGCCCACCGATCCCCTGGACCCGCTGCTGGTCGCCCTGCAGCTCGCCGACTCGGCGTTCCCCAGCGGCTTCTACACCCTCTCGCACAGCCTGGAGGGCTACGCGCAGGCCCGCGCCGTCACCCCCGACACGCTCGCCGCGCTGCTCGCCGACCTGCTCCGCAACGGCATCGGCCCCGGCGACGCCACCGCCCTGGCACTCGCCCACCGGGCCGCCGGGGCGGGCGAGTTGGCGGCGGCCGCGGAGGTCGACCGGCGGCTGTACGCGGGCAAGCTCGGCCGGGAGACCCGGCAGGCCGCCACCCGCACCGGCCGCCAACTGCTCGACCTGGCCGCCGAGGTGTTCGGCGGCGGCCCGATCGCCGAGTACCTGCAGCTGGTCAAGGAGCGCCGGGCCCCCGGCACCCAGGCCGTCGCGGCCGGGATCGTGCACGCCGCCGCCGGGGTGCCCGCCGCCGAGGCGGTGGCCGCCGACCTGTACGCGTTCGCCGCCAGCTTCGCCGGGGCCGCGCTGCGGCTGCGGCTCACCGACCACCGCAAGGCGCAGGTGCTGCTGCGCGGCGCCGCGCCCGTCATCGCCGAGACCGCCCGGGCCGCGCTGGCCCGCGAGCTCGCCGACCTCGGGTCGACGGCGTTCGCCGCCGACATCATGTCCGGCCGCCACGAGCGTGCCGAGGCCCGCCTGTTCGCCAGCTGA